The following nucleotide sequence is from Basilea psittacipulmonis DSM 24701.
ACGACGTTGACGTACTGCCGAAGCAAGACGCTCCAATACTTGAACAGAGGTATCCCAGTCGATACAACCATCGGTAATACTTTGACCATAAACCAATGCCTGACCTTCGACATAATCCTGACGACCTGCTTTTAGATGGCTTTCAATCATCATACCAAAAATACGTTTATCACCTGCTTCGATCTGCTTAGCGACATCTTCTACCACCAAAGGCTGATTTTCTGGTTTTTTACTACTATTGGCATGACTTGCATCAATCATAATGCGAGGTGATAAACCCGCTTTTTCCAATTCTTGTGCGGCTGCTTCAACACTGGCCGCATCATAATTTGGCTGTTTACCACCGCGTAAAATCACATGACAATCCTCATTACCAATGGTACTAACTATAGCAGAATGCCCACCTTTCGTAACTGACAAGAAGTGATGAGGATGAGCAGATGCTTTCATCGCGTCAATTGCAATCTTCACATTTCCATCTGTACCATTTTTAAAGCCGACTGGACAGGATAATCCTGATGCTAATTCACGATGCACCTGACTTTCTGTGGTTCTGGCACCAATCGCTCCCCATGAAACCAAATCAGCAATATACTGAGGCGTGATCATATCCAAATACTCACAACCGGCTGGCAAGCCCAAGGCATTCACGTTTAATAAAAGTTCACGTGCAATACGCAATCCTTTATTAATATTAAAACTATTATCTAAATCGGGGTCATTAATCAAACCTTTCCAACCAACTGTGGTACGCGGTTTTTCAAAATAAACACGCATAATCACTTCCAGATCTTCAGCAAAACGTCCCCTTTCTTTAGCCAAACGCTGAGCATATTCTAGGGCCGCTTCATGATCATGGATCGAGCAAGGACCAATAATCACAGCCAAACGATCATCTTTGCCGTGTAAAATCTGATGCAAGCTATCACGCGTATGATGCACAATGCCTGATACTTCAGGAGTACAGGGAAATTCTCTCAACAAATGAGATGGAGGGCTTAACTGTTTAATTTCGCGTATGCGTATATCGTCTGTGTTATATGACATATTACTTTTTCTCCTTTATAGCCTTTATCCTAGCATAACTGAGTACACGTGTATAGCTATGCTGTACCGCCTACTGTGATACGATTCAGTTTAATGGTCGGCATGCCCACGCCCACGGGAACAGACTGACCTTGTTTACCACACATCCCCATACCGGGATCTAAGGCTAAATCATGTCCAATCATTCCAATTTCGTTCATGGTGTCAGCACCTGTACCTATTAATGTCGCACCTTTGATCGGACGGGTAATCTTCCCATTTTCAATCAAATAAGCACGTGAGGCGGAAAACGTAAAGTTACCGTTAGTGATATTCA
It contains:
- the aroG gene encoding 3-deoxy-7-phosphoheptulonate synthase AroG; this translates as MSYNTDDIRIREIKQLSPPSHLLREFPCTPEVSGIVHHTRDSLHQILHGKDDRLAVIIGPCSIHDHEAALEYAQRLAKERGRFAEDLEVIMRVYFEKPRTTVGWKGLINDPDLDNSFNINKGLRIARELLLNVNALGLPAGCEYLDMITPQYIADLVSWGAIGARTTESQVHRELASGLSCPVGFKNGTDGNVKIAIDAMKASAHPHHFLSVTKGGHSAIVSTIGNEDCHVILRGGKQPNYDAASVEAAAQELEKAGLSPRIMIDASHANSSKKPENQPLVVEDVAKQIEAGDKRIFGMMIESHLKAGRQDYVEGQALVYGQSITDGCIDWDTSVQVLERLASAVRQRRRLK